The following coding sequences lie in one Arachis stenosperma cultivar V10309 chromosome 5, arast.V10309.gnm1.PFL2, whole genome shotgun sequence genomic window:
- the LOC130979494 gene encoding uncharacterized protein LOC130979494, which produces MALYLDEEEVWKCPKHPSKRRRSGICPICLRDRLVTLCPDCANVRPCSCCATSSSSSSSSSSSFHRFSVTGDASTVGRVYNLIEREPSLRRSRSLAIPFLRSRSRFSGADSDLDGARDSPAMNGSRSARSFWSLFRSHKNYREHESEATAALAVGDCDGGIDASRKTMMQKSRSVAAAPSGDRELRPRSKGKGWFFPSPMKAFRQSKVSKVVQERSPLYRG; this is translated from the coding sequence ATGGCGTTGTACCTGGATGAAGAAGAGGTATGGAAATGTCCAAAGCACCCTTCCAAGCGACGGAGGAGCGGGATTTGTCCAATTTGCCTCCGCGATCGACTCGTCACTCTCTGCCCTGACTGCGCTAACGTGCGACCGTGCTCCTGCTGCGCAACCAGctcgtcttcttcttcctcctcctcttcgtCCTTCCATCGTTTCTCCGTCACCGGCGACGCCTCTACCGTCGGTCGCGTCTACAACCTCATCGAGCGTGAGCCCTCGCTCCGCCGCTCGCGCTCCCTGGCGATTCCGTTTCTCCGCTCAAGATCGAGGTTCTCCGGCGCCGATTCGGATCTCGACGGCGCGAGAGATTCACCGGCTATGAACGGGAGCCGGTCGGCGAGGTCGTTCTGGTCTTTGTTCAGGTCGCACAAGAACTACAGGGAGCACGAGAGCGAGGCGACGGCGGCGTTGGCCGTCGGAGACTGCGACGGCGGCATAGATGCAAGTAGGAAGACGATGATGCAGAAGTCGAGGTCGGTGGCGGCGGCTCCCAGCGGAGACAGAGAATTGAGGCCGCGGTCAAAGGGAAAGGGATGGTTCTTTCCGAGCCCTATGAAGGCTTTCCGGCAATCCAAGGTGTCTAAAGTGGTTCAGGAGCGTTCTCCTTTGTACAGAGGTTGA